Proteins found in one Synergistaceae bacterium DZ-S4 genomic segment:
- the lpxD gene encoding UDP-3-O-(3-hydroxymyristoyl)glucosamine N-acyltransferase produces the protein MGIEGLTLAKISEMVGGTLKGDGDRVVTSITSPEAPCPGSISPLWEKKLVQDADPEAVLLTKEGWIREDGEGVEVEDPRRALVTLLEYFDTERTAELPEIHETAVISESAVIGEKVTIGPGCVVSAHCRIGDGCLLAGNVWLGKHVSVGENTQIEPGVVIYDRSSLGRNCIVHANAVVGCEGFGFMPDAEKGLLRIPQIGTAVIEDDVEIGVCSSIDRGTFGETRISKGTKIDSHVKIAHNCTVGEYCIIVAQTGLAGSSTLGNGVTMAAQSGVGNHAKVGDGVIAAGRAGITDDISPGSVVSGFPAIDHKADLRQTAALRQLPDLVKNVKRIEKKLGELKQEKE, from the coding sequence ATGGGCATTGAAGGACTTACATTGGCAAAGATATCAGAGATGGTGGGCGGAACGCTCAAGGGTGACGGTGACCGTGTCGTCACGTCAATAACTTCACCCGAGGCGCCATGTCCGGGATCTATATCACCTCTTTGGGAAAAAAAGCTTGTACAGGACGCCGATCCTGAGGCTGTCCTTCTCACGAAAGAGGGATGGATACGGGAAGACGGAGAAGGAGTGGAAGTTGAAGATCCAAGAAGGGCTCTCGTAACGCTTCTTGAATATTTTGATACGGAGAGAACAGCTGAACTTCCTGAAATACATGAGACCGCTGTAATATCAGAAAGCGCCGTTATAGGCGAGAAGGTGACCATAGGACCCGGCTGCGTGGTCTCAGCACATTGCAGGATCGGAGACGGATGTCTGCTTGCCGGGAACGTATGGCTTGGAAAGCATGTTTCTGTGGGCGAAAATACACAGATCGAACCCGGCGTTGTCATCTACGACAGGTCATCATTGGGCCGGAACTGCATCGTACACGCAAATGCAGTGGTCGGATGTGAAGGTTTTGGATTCATGCCAGACGCCGAAAAGGGACTGCTCCGCATACCTCAGATAGGCACAGCAGTAATTGAAGACGATGTGGAGATAGGTGTCTGCTCAAGCATAGACAGGGGGACCTTTGGGGAAACGAGGATATCCAAGGGTACCAAGATCGACAGCCACGTGAAGATCGCCCACAACTGCACAGTGGGTGAGTACTGCATAATAGTAGCACAAACAGGTCTCGCGGGAAGCAGCACTCTTGGTAATGGTGTCACGATGGCGGCACAGTCGGGAGTCGGCAACCACGCGAAGGTGGGTGACGGAGTAATTGCTGCCGGCAGGGCCGGAATAACGGATGACATATCACCTGGTTCAGTAGTATCAGGCTTTCCCGCAATAGATCATAAAGCAGATCTTCGTCAGACTGCCGCGCTCAGGCAGCTTCCCGACCTTGTCAAAAACGTCAAAAGAATTGAAAAAAAGCTTGGCGAACTTAAGCAGGAGAAGGAATAA
- the lpxC gene encoding UDP-3-O-acyl-N-acetylglucosamine deacetylase, with translation MPHTISEPVQFSGIGLHSGEVSSVSVRSSQKEGIYFSTENGLFPLKSAHVEENNRLTGSRLPDGTVIRTAEHLLAALAGLGIDSAVITLEGEEVPILDGSPYPFALALFGAGIVEFGEAKKRIIHTPIAVDDIKGDRSVMALPSERLKITYVIDYPGTPVGTQRASYVITPEVFLERISKARTFGLTSELEYLKKNGLAKGGSLKNALMFDEKGLLNEGGLRFPLECVTHKINDLLGDLSLLGAIPAAHYIGICAGHDLHGRLVDRIKRAL, from the coding sequence ATGCCGCATACCATATCTGAACCGGTACAATTTTCCGGAATAGGGCTCCACTCGGGAGAGGTCTCAAGTGTATCCGTAAGATCTTCCCAAAAAGAGGGCATTTATTTTTCAACAGAAAACGGTCTGTTTCCCCTCAAATCCGCACATGTCGAGGAAAACAACAGGCTGACAGGATCCAGGCTCCCCGACGGAACTGTCATAAGGACCGCGGAACACCTTCTTGCCGCTCTTGCCGGGCTCGGGATAGACAGTGCGGTGATAACCCTTGAAGGAGAAGAGGTGCCTATACTTGACGGAAGTCCATATCCATTCGCCCTTGCACTCTTCGGTGCAGGCATAGTAGAATTTGGCGAAGCAAAAAAGCGAATCATCCATACACCTATAGCAGTCGATGATATCAAGGGTGACCGCTCTGTAATGGCACTTCCCTCGGAGAGACTTAAAATCACCTATGTGATAGACTATCCCGGTACTCCGGTCGGGACCCAGAGGGCATCTTATGTAATTACGCCCGAAGTCTTCCTTGAGAGGATATCAAAGGCACGCACCTTTGGCCTTACCTCTGAACTTGAATATCTGAAGAAAAACGGTCTTGCAAAGGGAGGATCGCTGAAAAATGCGCTCATGTTTGACGAGAAGGGCCTATTGAACGAGGGTGGCCTTCGATTCCCCCTGGAATGCGTCACACACAAGATCAACGATCTGCTGGGCGACCTCTCCCTGCTTGGAGCGATACCGGCAGCCCACTATATTGGAATATGCGCCGGCCATGATCTTCATGGAAGGCTTGTAGACAGAATAAAAAGAGCCTTATAA
- the fabZ gene encoding 3-hydroxyacyl-ACP dehydratase FabZ — protein MKYDINKILDLLPHRYPFLLVDRIEDVVLTDELVEVTGVKNVSINEPFFQGHFPDEPVMPGVLVIESMGQVAAVLLKLYTEVKENERRLVYVTSIDKVKFRRPVKPGDQLRTVATLIKRRGNNFKFKFRATIDGDLAAEGTMGCVVSSGLTLKPEA, from the coding sequence ATGAAATATGACATCAATAAAATATTGGACCTTTTGCCGCATCGCTATCCATTTCTTCTCGTAGACAGGATAGAGGACGTGGTGCTGACGGACGAACTGGTCGAAGTGACTGGGGTCAAGAATGTATCAATAAACGAGCCCTTCTTTCAGGGACACTTTCCGGACGAACCAGTAATGCCCGGTGTCCTGGTGATCGAGTCCATGGGACAGGTAGCAGCTGTCCTGCTCAAACTTTATACCGAGGTAAAGGAGAATGAGCGTCGCCTTGTCTATGTTACGTCGATCGACAAAGTAAAGTTCCGCAGGCCGGTAAAACCGGGCGACCAGCTCAGGACCGTAGCGACTCTGATCAAGCGCAGGGGCAACAACTTCAAGTTCAAGTTCAGGGCAACGATAGACGGGGACCTTGCCGCAGAAGGAACTATGGGCTGTGTAGTATCCTCCGGGCTTACCCTCAAGCCTGAGGCGTAG
- the lpxA gene encoding acyl-ACP--UDP-N-acetylglucosamine O-acyltransferase, with the protein MGVCIHPTAIVSPKAQLGDNVKIGPFCIVDDNVVLGDNTELRAYVHIYGYTVMGSDCTIFDHTVIGGEPQDITFRNEESWVRVGNNLMCREYVTINRAVGEGKATTVGDNCFIMENVHLAHNVEIGHDCTIANKCGFSGHTKIGDYVVVGGMAGFHQFVHVGSYCMIGGLSKIVRDVPPFCLANGSPIKVYDINRVGLKRRGFDTETRKNIRQMYRTLYAPGLTIREGLAELEDKFGPTPEGRMILDFAAASTRGLSPRIDHDWDRKNPEEKDID; encoded by the coding sequence ATGGGAGTCTGCATACATCCGACGGCGATAGTTTCCCCAAAAGCTCAGCTTGGAGATAACGTCAAGATAGGCCCCTTCTGTATAGTGGACGACAATGTGGTTCTGGGCGACAATACGGAACTGAGGGCCTATGTCCACATTTACGGCTACACTGTGATGGGATCCGACTGTACCATATTCGACCACACTGTGATCGGCGGAGAGCCCCAGGACATAACCTTCAGGAATGAGGAGAGCTGGGTCAGGGTAGGGAACAATCTCATGTGCCGTGAATATGTCACTATAAACAGGGCGGTCGGAGAAGGAAAGGCCACAACTGTAGGCGACAACTGCTTTATTATGGAAAACGTCCACCTGGCTCACAACGTTGAGATAGGGCACGACTGTACAATAGCCAATAAGTGTGGATTTTCCGGACATACTAAAATTGGGGATTATGTCGTGGTCGGCGGGATGGCGGGCTTTCACCAGTTTGTTCACGTTGGCTCGTACTGCATGATAGGAGGTCTCTCAAAGATCGTCCGGGATGTTCCTCCCTTTTGTCTTGCCAACGGATCTCCCATAAAAGTATACGACATCAACAGGGTAGGGCTTAAGCGCAGAGGATTCGACACAGAGACCAGAAAGAATATCAGGCAGATGTACCGTACTCTTTATGCCCCAGGCCTGACCATACGTGAGGGGCTTGCTGAACTGGAGGATAAATTTGGCCCTACTCCAGAGGGAAGGATGATCCTTGATTTTGCAGCTGCGTCCACAAGAGGGCTTTCGCCCAGGATAGACCATGACTGGGACCGCAAAAACCCGGAAGAGAAGGACATTGATTAA
- a CDS encoding HAD hydrolase family protein: protein MIKLFALDVDGTLTDGGVYMDGKGGEFKRFDIQDGYGIRKLISRGVKVYFISGRYSAATQQRADDLRITGCINGTRNKLAELKALAENHRASPAEVAFAGDDIPDLECIEWAGLGIAVANAVPEVLRASDWKTERTGGNGAIRECAEKIIEMNEVKSEQ from the coding sequence TTGATTAAACTTTTTGCCCTTGATGTCGACGGGACCCTGACAGACGGGGGAGTATACATGGATGGAAAAGGCGGGGAATTCAAACGCTTCGACATCCAGGATGGTTATGGCATAAGAAAGCTCATCAGCAGGGGCGTGAAAGTATATTTTATCAGCGGCCGTTACTCAGCCGCTACCCAGCAGAGGGCAGACGACCTCAGGATAACAGGCTGCATAAACGGGACAAGGAACAAACTGGCGGAACTTAAGGCGCTTGCGGAAAACCACAGGGCATCACCTGCAGAGGTTGCTTTTGCGGGTGACGACATTCCTGATCTGGAATGCATTGAATGGGCAGGACTGGGAATAGCCGTAGCGAATGCTGTTCCGGAGGTCCTAAGAGCATCTGACTGGAAGACAGAGAGAACCGGCGGCAACGGAGCCATACGTGAGTGCGCTGAGAAAATAATTGAGATGAATGAGGTTAAAAGTGAACAATAA
- a CDS encoding LptF/LptG family permease, with amino-acid sequence MNNNFFDTYLKFRALDRFIFVELVGPFFFGLMAFTIIMVAGGLLFRIADLIIKNGVSLGIVIRLFLYYLPKMAAAAIPMSCLLAALLGFNKLSANSELVALKSSGISFNRIIRPVIILAFLVSIGAFFINETLVPVSERAAANVMAYEVYKQSPPVFKEKVFLKEESGGSLKRVIYVNRMDIKDGMMSDVVVQEFENGLLSRLVSAEKGEWIDGSWWLEEGKVFEITKENDVSLLFTFDKQALQLNLNPEEAARSSRTPDEMTLNELFREIEMMKQKGMDVSKIVMIMNLRFSVPWACLVLAIVGAAVGSRPQRSSSGMGLGLSVIIVFVYYIILSFTQSLGDAGYLHPVFAAWIANIVFLIIGAGLTLRANRLG; translated from the coding sequence GTGAACAATAACTTTTTCGACACATATTTAAAATTCAGGGCACTCGACAGGTTCATCTTTGTAGAACTCGTTGGCCCCTTTTTCTTCGGGTTGATGGCTTTTACGATAATTATGGTCGCAGGGGGGCTTCTTTTCAGGATAGCAGACCTCATAATAAAAAATGGGGTCTCTCTTGGGATAGTGATAAGGCTTTTCCTCTACTACCTTCCCAAAATGGCTGCAGCGGCCATCCCCATGAGCTGCCTGCTTGCCGCTTTGCTCGGTTTCAACAAGCTATCCGCAAATTCAGAGCTCGTGGCGCTCAAGTCATCAGGAATATCGTTCAACAGGATAATAAGGCCTGTTATAATTCTTGCCTTTCTAGTCTCTATAGGCGCCTTTTTCATAAATGAAACGCTGGTACCAGTCAGCGAAAGAGCTGCCGCCAATGTGATGGCATATGAGGTCTACAAACAGTCTCCTCCTGTCTTTAAGGAAAAGGTCTTCCTCAAGGAGGAATCCGGTGGCTCCCTCAAGCGAGTGATATATGTCAACAGGATGGACATCAAGGACGGAATGATGTCGGATGTAGTGGTCCAGGAATTCGAGAACGGACTTCTCAGCAGGTTGGTCTCTGCCGAAAAGGGCGAATGGATAGATGGAAGCTGGTGGCTGGAAGAAGGAAAGGTTTTCGAGATCACCAAGGAAAACGACGTGTCTCTGCTTTTCACCTTTGACAAGCAGGCCCTTCAGCTGAACCTCAACCCCGAGGAGGCGGCAAGGTCCTCAAGGACTCCGGACGAGATGACGCTGAACGAGCTTTTTCGTGAGATAGAAATGATGAAGCAGAAGGGCATGGACGTATCCAAGATAGTCATGATCATGAACCTCCGTTTCTCGGTGCCCTGGGCCTGTCTTGTCCTGGCGATAGTGGGAGCGGCAGTCGGGAGCAGGCCTCAGAGGTCAAGCTCGGGAATGGGGCTCGGGCTGAGTGTTATCATCGTATTTGTTTACTATATAATCCTCTCCTTTACACAGTCGCTTGGGGATGCGGGGTACCTTCATCCAGTATTTGCAGCCTGGATTGCCAATATCGTATTTTTGATAATAGGAGCCGGTCTGACGCTAAGGGCAAATAGACTTGGCTGA
- a CDS encoding biotin--[acetyl-CoA-carboxylase] ligase, with protein MLAGKDLTNSRCRLLEYLAGYEGEFVPGSVLTDKLGFSRQALSKVVSALKEEGLDIISAPQKGYMIKNVRETDRISPTLVDFLLRDDPIFGKSIYFPRITSTQHAIKNLARQDAPEGIVAVTDEQTEGRGRRGRSWHAPVSKNLLFSVLIRPELRPGDVQLLNLAAGLAVGSVLSGVYGLDAKLKWPNDILVNGRKICGILSEAAGEPDRIYYAVTGIGLNVNTTEGELEEEYRNIATSIMIEKGEAVPRPLLLARILKALSSLIIGLKRPEGKAKLLSVYRNECDTIGREVSVLQDDEKFRGTAVGITEQGALVVKAGNEEKIFAAADVHHLRMK; from the coding sequence TTGCTCGCCGGTAAAGACCTGACAAACAGCCGTTGCAGGCTTCTGGAATATCTTGCGGGATATGAAGGGGAGTTCGTTCCCGGTTCAGTCCTCACGGATAAACTTGGCTTTTCAAGACAGGCCCTCTCAAAAGTTGTCTCCGCCCTGAAGGAAGAGGGACTTGATATAATATCAGCGCCACAGAAGGGCTACATGATAAAAAATGTCAGAGAGACGGACAGGATAAGTCCGACACTGGTGGATTTCCTTCTGAGGGATGACCCCATATTCGGAAAAAGCATTTATTTTCCAAGAATAACCTCAACTCAGCACGCGATCAAAAACCTTGCCCGCCAGGATGCCCCTGAAGGAATAGTGGCTGTCACAGACGAACAGACGGAGGGAAGAGGAAGGAGGGGACGTTCATGGCATGCCCCCGTTTCAAAGAACCTTCTCTTTTCAGTTTTGATAAGACCTGAGCTCAGACCGGGCGATGTCCAGCTGCTCAATCTTGCCGCAGGACTCGCGGTAGGGTCTGTCCTCAGCGGAGTATACGGGCTTGACGCAAAACTTAAGTGGCCCAACGACATCCTTGTGAACGGACGCAAAATATGCGGCATCCTGAGCGAGGCAGCCGGAGAACCCGACAGGATCTATTATGCGGTCACCGGGATAGGCCTCAATGTCAATACCACTGAGGGGGAACTGGAAGAGGAGTACAGGAACATCGCCACTTCCATAATGATAGAGAAGGGAGAGGCGGTTCCGAGGCCCCTTTTGCTTGCACGGATACTCAAAGCCCTTTCCTCTCTGATCATTGGCCTTAAAAGGCCAGAGGGCAAAGCAAAACTGCTTTCTGTTTACAGGAATGAGTGTGATACTATCGGCAGAGAGGTCAGTGTCCTTCAGGACGATGAAAAATTCAGAGGCACCGCGGTTGGAATAACTGAGCAGGGTGCCCTTGTAGTCAAGGCGGGGAACGAAGAGAAAATATTCGCCGCAGCTGATGTACACCATCTGCGGATGAAATAG
- the selD gene encoding selenide, water dikinase SelD translates to MRLSERARTSGUAAKIGPAELDRLLKGLPVFRDESLIASWNRGEDAALWKIDEERVGILTVDFITPVVDSPAYFGKIAAANSLSDVYAMGGRPLIALNVVCFPTDCEPLEVLREILNGGAEKVIEAGAMLAGGHSVQDEEPKYGLVVFGEVKKDRMWTVGTAGPGDILILTKPIGTGIAVTAIKAGLFSDENIDSAVQSMAKLNSIPPVLSEDICSTVTACTDVTGFGLAGHALDLLSEGTALEIETERLPLLPGIKEMSDMGLIPAGAYRNKEHSGPKVINGSNMGIFAEDLVFDPQTSGGLLIAIQQEHEYELLNQLIAGGFDRSVRIGKFVEGDNFIKLV, encoded by the coding sequence ATGAGGCTTTCAGAACGTGCCCGTACAAGCGGCTGAGCGGCTAAGATAGGTCCGGCGGAGCTGGACCGCCTGCTCAAGGGTCTGCCAGTTTTCAGGGATGAAAGCCTTATAGCCTCATGGAACAGGGGTGAGGATGCCGCGCTTTGGAAGATCGACGAAGAAAGGGTAGGCATACTGACCGTTGATTTCATTACCCCGGTGGTCGATTCCCCTGCCTACTTCGGTAAAATTGCCGCGGCAAATTCCCTGAGTGACGTTTACGCTATGGGGGGCAGGCCGCTCATTGCGCTGAATGTGGTATGCTTTCCAACTGACTGCGAACCTCTCGAAGTGCTCAGGGAGATACTGAACGGGGGAGCAGAGAAGGTGATCGAGGCCGGAGCTATGTTGGCGGGCGGCCACAGCGTACAGGACGAGGAACCCAAATACGGGCTCGTGGTATTCGGCGAGGTCAAAAAGGACAGGATGTGGACAGTAGGAACTGCAGGTCCCGGAGACATCCTAATACTCACGAAGCCCATCGGTACAGGCATAGCCGTGACGGCGATAAAGGCAGGGTTATTTTCTGATGAAAACATAGATTCAGCAGTCCAAAGCATGGCAAAATTGAATTCGATACCCCCCGTCCTGTCTGAGGATATATGCAGCACAGTAACAGCCTGCACCGATGTCACCGGATTCGGTCTTGCCGGCCATGCCCTTGACCTTCTTTCCGAAGGGACGGCATTAGAGATCGAAACAGAGAGGCTGCCCCTGCTCCCGGGCATAAAGGAAATGTCAGACATGGGCCTCATACCTGCAGGAGCATACCGTAACAAGGAACACTCAGGCCCCAAAGTAATAAACGGTTCAAATATGGGCATCTTTGCAGAAGATCTCGTCTTTGACCCTCAGACCTCGGGAGGCCTCCTGATAGCCATACAACAAGAACACGAGTATGAGCTGCTGAATCAGCTGATTGCCGGCGGATTTGATCGGTCGGTCAGGATCGGTAAGTTTGTCGAGGGGGATAATTTTATTAAACTGGTTTAA
- the prfB gene encoding peptide chain release factor 2 (programmed frameshift) encodes MVVLPISTVMADLRSSFDELRDSLDPVSLKTRIDELQKLTAEPDFWSSDNAHEVNREISLLQSRLDKIENSQNELLELEAISELLSEVDDDELNREFYVRSSALAKSIEAYQTLVLLDGEYDSGDAIMTIHAGAGGLDSQDWAEMLYRMYMRWAEANDYTVKLIDELPDQEAGIKSVTISVNGDYSYGYLKGEQGVHRLVRISPFDSAKRRHTSFASVEVMPVLPDSVEVEIRPEDLKVDTFRSSGAGGQYVNMTDSAIRITHVPSGIVVSCQTERSQHMNRATAMQVLRSKLFEQTLRERQEQLENIKGEKRTVAWGSQIRSYTLQPFQLIKDHRSGCEIGNVQGVLDGDLDELIMSYLRYMKTGKTQNGSDN; translated from the exons ATGGTAGTATTGCCAATATCTACTGTCATGGCCGATCTGCGTTCGTCATTTGACGAACTGCGTGATAGCCTT GACCCGGTCTCACTTAAAACAAGGATAGATGAACTCCAGAAACTTACCGCAGAACCCGACTTCTGGTCGTCGGACAATGCCCATGAAGTAAACAGGGAAATTTCCCTGCTTCAGTCGAGACTTGACAAGATCGAAAATTCTCAGAACGAGCTTTTGGAACTTGAGGCGATATCAGAACTGTTGAGTGAAGTCGATGACGACGAACTCAACCGGGAGTTTTACGTGCGTTCTTCAGCTCTTGCAAAAAGCATAGAGGCATACCAGACACTGGTTTTGCTTGACGGCGAGTATGATTCGGGAGACGCCATCATGACGATACACGCGGGAGCCGGCGGCCTTGACTCACAGGACTGGGCGGAAATGCTCTACCGTATGTATATGCGCTGGGCTGAAGCAAACGATTATACTGTAAAACTGATCGACGAGCTTCCCGACCAGGAAGCGGGAATAAAGAGCGTAACGATTTCCGTAAACGGCGACTACTCTTACGGATACCTGAAGGGTGAACAGGGGGTCCACAGACTTGTCAGAATATCCCCCTTCGATTCGGCTAAGCGCCGTCACACGAGCTTCGCCTCAGTTGAGGTAATGCCAGTCCTTCCCGACAGCGTCGAGGTGGAGATAAGACCGGAAGATCTCAAAGTGGATACATTCCGTTCCAGCGGCGCAGGCGGTCAGTACGTCAACATGACCGACTCGGCCATAAGGATCACACACGTTCCTTCGGGAATAGTCGTAAGCTGCCAGACCGAGCGCTCGCAGCATATGAACAGGGCCACCGCGATGCAGGTGCTCCGTTCAAAACTTTTTGAGCAGACACTGCGGGAGAGGCAGGAGCAGCTTGAAAACATCAAGGGGGAGAAGAGGACCGTAGCGTGGGGAAGCCAGATCCGTTCCTATACCCTCCAGCCCTTCCAGCTTATCAAAGATCACCGTTCCGGATGTGAAATAGGCAACGTCCAGGGCGTATTGGACGGCGACCTTGACGAGCTTATAATGAGTTATCTCAGGTACATGAAAACGGGAAAAACCCAAAACGGGAGCGATAACTGA